One region of Streptomyces leeuwenhoekii genomic DNA includes:
- a CDS encoding OFA family MFS transporter: MTTTDFSKTSVPFREVTDRNGRVYRIGESDLDIMGRPRKWMVILPWIGMMGISSAEYAFTSAEDTLHEAHLWSSGHIFWLMGVWVFFQAAVAFPAGQLRESGRLPARSAMLLGAVGTLLGYVSLAYAPHVAVAYLGFGMCSGIGAGLAYATCVNMVGKWYPERKGGKTGFVNGGFAYGSVPFVFLFTSYMDLNNYHAVLVSAGVGLCLVVAGAGWFFRDPPKNWWPAHVDPLRQTDDPKIRRALEKNPPAVKQYTPGEAARTPVLWLMWFCLLCTAGINIFGIAFQVPFGKDMGFAGGIVATAMSLKAIVNGTGRGVIGWISDRCGRRRTLVIVCLVLGAAQFGVLVSGRMGVMPFFLLCSMVSGFGGGAIFPLFAAMTADYFGENNNATNYGMVYSSKLISGLVGSGMGAVVVGAWDYEGAFALAGSIGLASAVLALFLKAPGRPGPRRVVPNPRPLGEEPA; encoded by the coding sequence ATGACAACGACCGACTTCTCGAAGACGTCCGTCCCTTTCCGTGAGGTGACGGACCGCAACGGCCGCGTGTACCGGATCGGCGAGTCCGACCTCGACATCATGGGCCGGCCACGCAAATGGATGGTCATCCTGCCGTGGATCGGCATGATGGGCATCAGTTCCGCCGAGTACGCGTTCACATCGGCGGAGGACACGCTCCACGAGGCCCACCTGTGGAGCAGCGGACACATCTTCTGGCTGATGGGCGTCTGGGTGTTCTTCCAGGCCGCCGTCGCCTTCCCCGCCGGGCAGTTACGGGAGAGCGGCCGACTGCCCGCCCGCTCGGCGATGCTGCTCGGCGCGGTGGGGACCCTGCTGGGCTACGTGTCGCTGGCGTACGCGCCGCATGTCGCCGTCGCCTACCTCGGCTTCGGCATGTGCAGCGGCATCGGCGCCGGCCTGGCCTACGCGACCTGCGTGAACATGGTCGGCAAGTGGTATCCGGAACGCAAGGGCGGCAAGACGGGCTTCGTCAACGGCGGTTTCGCCTACGGTTCCGTGCCCTTCGTGTTCCTGTTCACCTCGTACATGGACCTGAACAACTACCACGCGGTGCTGGTCTCGGCTGGTGTCGGGCTGTGCCTGGTCGTGGCGGGGGCCGGCTGGTTCTTCCGGGACCCGCCGAAGAACTGGTGGCCCGCGCACGTCGACCCGCTCCGGCAGACCGACGACCCGAAGATCCGCCGGGCGCTGGAGAAGAACCCGCCGGCGGTCAAGCAGTACACCCCGGGGGAAGCCGCCCGCACCCCCGTCCTGTGGCTGATGTGGTTCTGTCTGCTGTGCACGGCCGGCATCAACATCTTCGGCATCGCCTTCCAGGTGCCGTTCGGCAAGGACATGGGCTTCGCGGGCGGAATCGTGGCCACCGCGATGTCCCTGAAGGCCATCGTCAACGGCACCGGGCGGGGGGTGATCGGCTGGATCTCCGACCGCTGCGGCCGTCGCCGCACGCTCGTCATCGTGTGCCTGGTGCTGGGCGCCGCCCAGTTCGGCGTGCTGGTCTCCGGCCGGATGGGCGTCATGCCGTTCTTCCTGCTGTGCTCCATGGTCTCCGGTTTCGGCGGCGGGGCGATCTTCCCGCTCTTCGCGGCCATGACGGCGGACTACTTCGGCGAGAACAACAACGCCACCAACTACGGCATGGTCTACAGCTCGAAGCTGATCTCCGGGCTCGTCGGCTCCGGCATGGGCGCGGTCGTCGTCGGCGCCTGGGACTACGAGGGCGCGTTCGCCCTGGCGGGGAGCATCGGGCTGGCCTCCGCCGTACTGGCGCTCTTCCTGAAGGCGCCGGGCCGGCCCGGGCCCCGGCGTGTCGTGCCCAACCCGCGGCCCCTGGGCGAGGAGCCGGCGTAA
- a CDS encoding TlrC/CarA/OleB/SrmB family ABC-F type ribosomal protection protein encodes MRASHPSPSPFPRSSSRSSSRSSSPFSSRSSQLSLHCVTRKYGDRTVLDQVSFNLTPGEKAGVVGDNGAGKSTLLRLLAGVERPDAGEVTVAAPGGAGYLPQTIGLSAEATVQDAIDLALAELRALEADLRRAEAALAEGPAGAELEGALATYALLTERYEARAGYGADARVDAALHALGLPGLARNRRLGSLSGGERSRLALAATLASQPELLLLDEPTNDLDDRAVAWLEDRLRAHRGTVVAVTHDRVFLERITNTVLEVDGGRVTRHGNGYGGYLTAKAAQRRRRQQRYDEWRAELARSRRLAESGVVRLDGIPRKMPRAAFGHGAFRARGRAHGAMSRIRMAKERVERLSARPVAPPPEPLRLTARIATTGRLGEVPAARLDGVVVRDRLEMPGLRLEAGERLLVTGPNGAGKTTLLRVLAGELRPDAGAVSVPGRVGHLRQEETPWPPGMTLLEAFAHGRPGAPEEYADRLLSLGLFEPEALRLRVGELSYGQRRRIELARLVGDPVDLLLLDEPTNHLSPALVEELEAALDAYAGALVLVTHDRRMRARFTGSRLELRGGAPAGGR; translated from the coding sequence ATGCGCGCTTCACACCCTTCCCCCTCCCCTTTCCCGCGTTCTTCCTCGCGTTCTTCCTCGCGTTCTTCCTCGCCGTTTTCCTCCCGTTCCTCGCAGCTCTCCTTGCACTGCGTCACCCGGAAGTACGGCGACCGCACCGTGCTGGACCAGGTCTCCTTCAACCTGACGCCCGGCGAGAAGGCCGGCGTCGTCGGTGACAACGGGGCCGGGAAGTCCACCCTGCTCCGTCTCCTCGCCGGAGTGGAGCGGCCCGACGCGGGCGAGGTGACGGTGGCCGCACCCGGCGGGGCCGGATACCTCCCCCAGACGATCGGCCTGTCCGCCGAGGCCACCGTCCAGGACGCCATCGATCTGGCGCTGGCGGAACTGCGCGCGCTGGAGGCCGATCTGCGCAGGGCCGAGGCCGCCTTGGCCGAGGGCCCCGCGGGCGCGGAGCTGGAGGGCGCCCTCGCCACGTACGCGCTGCTGACCGAGCGGTACGAGGCCCGCGCCGGGTACGGCGCCGACGCCCGCGTGGACGCCGCGCTGCACGCGCTCGGTCTGCCCGGGCTGGCCAGGAACCGGCGACTGGGATCGCTCTCCGGCGGTGAACGGTCGCGGCTGGCACTGGCGGCGACGCTGGCCTCGCAGCCCGAACTGCTGCTGCTCGACGAGCCGACCAACGACCTCGACGACCGTGCGGTCGCCTGGCTGGAGGACCGCCTGCGGGCCCACCGCGGCACGGTCGTGGCGGTCACCCACGACCGGGTGTTCCTGGAGCGGATCACCAACACGGTCCTGGAGGTCGACGGCGGCCGGGTCACCCGCCACGGCAACGGCTACGGCGGGTACCTGACCGCCAAGGCCGCGCAGCGACGGCGGCGGCAGCAGCGGTACGACGAGTGGCGGGCCGAGCTGGCGCGCAGCCGTCGGCTGGCCGAGTCGGGCGTGGTCCGTCTCGACGGCATCCCCCGCAAGATGCCGAGGGCCGCTTTCGGCCACGGCGCGTTCCGCGCGCGGGGGCGCGCGCACGGCGCGATGAGCCGTATCCGCATGGCGAAGGAGCGGGTCGAGCGGCTGTCCGCCCGTCCCGTGGCACCCCCGCCGGAGCCGCTGCGCCTCACCGCCCGGATCGCCACCACGGGGCGCCTCGGTGAGGTGCCGGCCGCGCGGCTCGACGGCGTGGTGGTGCGCGACCGCCTGGAGATGCCCGGGCTGCGGCTCGAAGCGGGCGAGCGGTTGCTGGTCACCGGGCCCAACGGCGCGGGCAAGACCACGCTGCTGCGTGTCCTGGCCGGAGAGCTGCGGCCGGACGCCGGGGCGGTGAGCGTGCCCGGCCGGGTGGGGCACCTGCGGCAGGAGGAGACACCGTGGCCACCGGGGATGACGCTGCTGGAGGCGTTCGCCCACGGCCGCCCTGGTGCGCCGGAGGAGTACGCCGACCGGCTGCTCTCGCTCGGCCTGTTCGAGCCCGAGGCGCTGCGGCTGCGCGTGGGGGAACTCTCGTACGGGCAGCGGCGCCGTATCGAACTGGCCCGGCTGGTCGGCGACCCCGTCGACCTGTTGTTGCTGGACGAGCCGACCAACCACCTCTCCCCCGCCCTCGTGGAGGAGCTGGAGGCGGCGCTGGACGCCTACGCGGGCGCGCTGGTGCTGGTCACCCATGACCGCCGGATGCGGGCGCGGTTCACCGGCTCCCGGCTGGAGTTGCGAGGCGGTGCGCCGGCCGGCGGCCGGTGA
- a CDS encoding sugar phosphate isomerase/epimerase family protein, with product MTLFRDTSPSEGTPAADGPDEALRRRLGIGRRRFLSTCTAAATAAIAAPVFGAPPALAGQEHDRGHDRGGDILVPAHRRGIILYTVRDATGRDPLATDLPSGFREVFRELARYGYRQVEFAGYRQHANAPGGADLESVQGARLLRRWLDEYGLRAQGNHGFIPPSWPLTTADVDTFKKHLEIANILGMDHMGTGGDPTGSSYRADWDVAADKWNALGEIARREGIKLYTHNHDAAYGFLLDGGPLDTQGRPTRSSGIRKLEYFLKVTDPRLVWLEMDIFWAHVAQYKFHTYTAHDGSTRENVFDPAGLVARHNKRYPLFHAKDGVVSTTNGMGYEMVPFGTGVIDYTTFFSRVGHRGYHNPMVEDDNAPSSTEPGRSLRYAKISYDNLAALRKRRR from the coding sequence GTGACCCTGTTTCGCGACACCTCGCCCAGCGAAGGCACCCCCGCCGCCGACGGCCCCGACGAGGCCCTGCGCCGGCGGCTGGGCATCGGCCGCCGCCGCTTCCTGAGCACCTGCACCGCCGCAGCGACCGCCGCGATCGCCGCACCGGTCTTCGGCGCCCCTCCGGCCCTGGCGGGCCAGGAGCACGACAGAGGCCACGACCGGGGCGGCGACATCCTGGTCCCGGCCCACCGGCGCGGCATCATCCTCTACACCGTCCGCGACGCCACCGGCCGCGACCCCCTCGCCACCGACCTGCCCTCGGGCTTCCGCGAGGTCTTCCGGGAACTGGCGCGGTACGGCTACCGGCAGGTGGAGTTCGCCGGGTACCGCCAGCACGCCAACGCGCCCGGCGGAGCCGACCTCGAGTCCGTGCAGGGGGCCCGCCTGCTGCGCCGCTGGCTCGACGAGTACGGCCTCAGGGCCCAGGGCAACCACGGCTTCATCCCGCCCTCCTGGCCACTGACCACGGCTGACGTGGACACCTTCAAGAAGCATCTGGAGATCGCCAACATCCTCGGCATGGACCACATGGGCACCGGTGGCGACCCCACCGGCAGCTCCTACCGCGCCGACTGGGACGTGGCCGCCGACAAGTGGAACGCCCTCGGGGAGATCGCCCGGCGGGAGGGCATCAAGCTCTACACCCACAACCACGACGCGGCCTACGGCTTCCTGCTCGACGGCGGCCCGCTCGACACCCAGGGCCGCCCCACGCGCAGCTCCGGCATCCGGAAGCTGGAGTACTTCCTCAAGGTCACCGACCCCAGGCTCGTCTGGCTCGAAATGGACATCTTCTGGGCGCACGTCGCCCAGTACAAGTTCCACACCTACACGGCCCACGACGGCTCCACCCGCGAGAACGTCTTCGACCCGGCCGGACTCGTCGCCCGCCACAACAAGCGCTATCCGCTGTTCCACGCCAAGGACGGCGTCGTGAGCACGACCAACGGCATGGGCTACGAGATGGTGCCCTTCGGAACCGGCGTCATCGACTACACCACGTTCTTCTCGCGGGTCGGCCACCGCGGCTACCACAACCCGATGGTCGAGGACGACAACGCCCCGAGCTCCACCGAGCCCGGGCGGTCGCTGCGCTACGCGAAGATCAGCTACGACAACCTCGCGGCCCTGCGCAAGCGCCGTCGCTGA
- a CDS encoding nucleotide pyrophosphatase/phosphodiesterase family protein, which translates to MTRSGGPTPLLVLDVVGLTPRLLDHMPHLRSLARSGSHAPLGTVLPAVTCAAQSTFLTGTLPSEHGIVGNGWYFRELGDVLLWRQHNGLVAGDKLWDAARRAHPGYTVANICWWYAMGADTDITVTPRPVYYADGRKEPDCYTRPPALHDELTDTLGTFPLFHFWGPGADLTSSRWIIDATRHILRTRRPDLALCYLPHLDYDLQRFGPDDPRSRKAAADLDAAMAPLLDDARAEGRTVVALSEYGITRVNRSVDINRALRRAGLLEVHTQDGMEYLDPMASRAFAVADHQIAHVYVRRPEDLDAARTALEGLPGIDRLLDDEGKKTHHLDHPRAGDLVAIAEPDAWFTYYYWLDDARAPDFARLVEIHRKPGYDPVELFMDPLDPYVKVKAATALARKKLGMRYRMAVVPLDASPIRGSHGRLPASDDDGPLLICSTPRAVGDRVAATDVKQLLLHLAGLG; encoded by the coding sequence ATGACCCGATCCGGCGGACCGACCCCGCTGCTCGTCCTGGACGTCGTCGGCCTCACCCCCCGCCTCCTCGACCACATGCCGCACCTGAGGAGCCTCGCCCGCTCCGGCTCCCACGCGCCCCTCGGCACCGTCCTGCCCGCCGTCACCTGCGCCGCCCAGTCCACCTTCCTCACCGGCACCCTCCCCTCCGAGCACGGCATCGTCGGCAACGGCTGGTACTTCCGCGAACTCGGCGACGTCCTGCTGTGGCGCCAGCACAACGGACTCGTCGCCGGTGACAAGCTCTGGGACGCCGCCCGCCGCGCCCACCCCGGCTACACCGTCGCCAACATCTGCTGGTGGTACGCCATGGGCGCCGACACCGACATCACCGTCACCCCCCGCCCCGTCTACTACGCCGACGGCCGCAAGGAACCCGACTGCTACACCAGGCCCCCGGCCCTGCACGACGAACTCACCGACACGCTCGGCACCTTCCCGCTCTTCCACTTCTGGGGCCCCGGCGCGGACCTGACCTCCAGCCGGTGGATCATCGACGCCACCCGGCACATCCTGCGCACCCGCCGCCCCGACCTGGCCCTGTGCTACCTCCCTCACCTCGACTACGACCTGCAGCGCTTCGGCCCCGACGACCCGCGCTCCCGGAAGGCCGCCGCCGACCTGGACGCGGCGATGGCACCCCTCCTGGACGACGCCCGCGCCGAGGGCCGCACCGTCGTCGCCCTGTCCGAGTACGGCATCACCCGCGTGAACCGGTCCGTCGACATCAACCGCGCCCTGCGCCGCGCCGGACTGCTGGAGGTGCACACGCAGGACGGCATGGAGTACCTCGACCCGATGGCCTCCCGCGCCTTCGCGGTCGCCGACCACCAGATCGCCCACGTCTACGTCCGCCGCCCCGAGGACCTGGACGCCGCCCGGACCGCCCTGGAGGGGCTGCCCGGCATCGACCGACTCCTCGACGACGAGGGCAAGAAGACCCACCACCTCGACCATCCCCGCGCCGGCGACCTCGTCGCGATCGCCGAACCGGACGCCTGGTTCACGTACTACTACTGGCTCGACGACGCCCGCGCGCCCGACTTCGCGCGGCTCGTCGAGATCCACCGCAAACCCGGCTACGACCCGGTCGAGCTGTTCATGGACCCCCTCGACCCCTACGTCAAGGTCAAGGCGGCCACCGCCCTGGCCCGCAAGAAGCTCGGCATGCGCTACCGCATGGCGGTCGTGCCCCTGGACGCCTCACCTATTCGCGGCAGCCACGGCCGCCTCCCCGCGAGCGACGACGACGGTCCGCTCCTCATCTGCTCCACCCCCCGCGCTGTCGGCGACCGCGTCGCGGCCACCGACGTCAAGCAACTCCTGCTCCACCTCGCCGGACTCGGCTGA
- the eboE gene encoding metabolite traffic protein EboE, producing MRFRHPDGSTVHLAYCTNVHPAETLDGVLAQLRDHCEPVRRRLGRDRLGLGLWLARDAARALVTDPSALRGLRCALDRRGLEVVTLNGFPYEGFGAEEVKYRVYQPDWADPARLDHTTALARLLAGLLPDDVTEGSISTLPLAWRTAYDGTRAERARDALRALAERLDALEELTGRSIRVGLEPEPGCVVETTRDAIAPLTAIAHDRIGVCVDTCHLATSFEDPHTALDALTGAGVPVVKSQLSAALHAEHPRLAEVREALAAFAEPRFLHQTRTLTPAGLRGTDDLDEALNGGTLPDTGPWRAHFHVPLHAAPAAPLTSTLPVLKAALTRLVGGPHPLTRHLEVETYTWQALPPELRPRARAQLTDGIAAELTLARDLLTDLGLKELP from the coding sequence ATGCGCTTCCGCCACCCCGACGGCTCCACCGTCCACCTCGCCTACTGCACCAACGTCCACCCCGCCGAGACCCTGGACGGTGTCCTCGCCCAGCTCCGCGACCACTGCGAACCCGTCCGCCGCCGACTGGGCCGCGACCGGCTCGGCCTCGGCCTGTGGCTGGCCAGGGACGCCGCCCGCGCCCTGGTCACCGACCCGTCGGCCCTGCGCGGGCTGCGCTGCGCACTCGACCGGCGCGGCCTGGAGGTCGTCACCCTCAACGGCTTCCCGTACGAAGGGTTCGGAGCGGAAGAGGTCAAGTACCGCGTGTACCAGCCGGACTGGGCCGACCCGGCACGCCTCGACCACACCACCGCCCTGGCCCGCCTCCTGGCCGGACTGCTCCCCGACGACGTCACCGAGGGCAGCATCTCCACCCTGCCGCTCGCCTGGCGCACCGCCTATGACGGCACCCGCGCCGAGCGGGCCCGCGACGCCCTGCGCGCCCTCGCCGAACGCCTCGACGCTCTCGAGGAACTCACCGGCCGCTCCATCCGCGTCGGCCTGGAACCCGAACCCGGCTGCGTCGTCGAGACCACCCGCGACGCCATCGCCCCGCTCACCGCGATCGCCCACGACCGCATCGGCGTCTGCGTCGACACCTGCCACCTCGCCACCTCCTTCGAAGACCCGCACACCGCCCTGGACGCCCTCACCGGGGCCGGTGTCCCCGTCGTCAAATCCCAGCTCTCCGCCGCCCTGCACGCCGAACACCCCCGTCTGGCCGAGGTCCGCGAGGCGCTCGCCGCCTTCGCCGAACCCCGCTTCCTGCACCAGACCCGCACCCTCACCCCCGCCGGGCTGCGCGGCACCGACGACCTCGACGAGGCCCTGAACGGCGGCACCCTGCCCGACACCGGCCCCTGGCGCGCCCACTTCCACGTCCCGCTGCACGCGGCCCCCGCCGCACCCCTCACCTCCACCCTCCCCGTCCTGAAGGCCGCGCTGACCCGCCTCGTCGGCGGCCCGCACCCGCTCACCCGCCACCTGGAGGTCGAGACCTACACCTGGCAGGCCCTCCCGCCCGAGCTGCGGCCCCGCGCCCGCGCCCAGCTCACCGACGGCATCGCCGCCGAGCTGACCCTCGCCCGCGACCTGCTGACCGACCTCGGCCTGAAGGAACTGCCATGA
- a CDS encoding TatD family hydrolase, which translates to MRIFDPHIHMTSRTTDDYEAMYAAGVRAVVEPAFWLGQPRTSPASFRDYFDSLLGWEPFRAAQYGIAHHCTIALNPKEANDPRCVPVLDDLPRYLVKDRVVAVGEIGYDAMTPAEDTALAAQLQLAADHGLPALVHTPHRDKLAGLRRTLDVVRESALSVDRVLVDHLNETTVKEAKDSGCWLGFSVYPDTKMDEARMVAILRAYGPEQVLVNSAADWGRSDPLKTRKVADLMLAEGFTEDDVDLVLWRNPVAFYGLSGRLTLDVPATDATHEGNSILRGTPAAPSEQPGDPAAGA; encoded by the coding sequence ATGCGCATCTTCGACCCCCACATCCACATGACGTCACGGACCACGGACGACTACGAGGCGATGTACGCCGCGGGCGTCCGCGCCGTCGTCGAACCCGCCTTCTGGCTCGGCCAGCCCCGCACCTCCCCCGCGTCCTTCCGGGACTACTTCGACTCCCTGCTGGGCTGGGAGCCGTTCCGCGCCGCCCAGTACGGCATCGCCCACCACTGCACGATCGCCCTGAACCCCAAGGAGGCCAACGACCCCCGCTGCGTCCCCGTCCTCGACGACCTGCCCCGGTACCTCGTCAAGGACCGCGTCGTGGCCGTCGGCGAGATCGGCTACGACGCGATGACACCCGCCGAGGACACCGCCCTGGCCGCCCAGCTCCAACTGGCCGCCGACCACGGCCTGCCCGCCCTGGTGCACACCCCGCACCGGGACAAGCTCGCCGGTCTGCGCCGCACCCTCGACGTGGTCCGCGAGTCCGCGCTGTCCGTGGACCGGGTCCTTGTCGACCACCTCAACGAGACCACCGTCAAGGAGGCCAAGGACAGCGGCTGCTGGCTCGGCTTCTCCGTCTATCCCGACACCAAGATGGACGAGGCGCGCATGGTCGCGATCCTCCGCGCCTACGGCCCCGAGCAGGTGCTGGTGAACTCCGCCGCCGACTGGGGCAGGAGCGACCCGCTCAAGACCCGCAAGGTCGCCGACCTGATGCTCGCCGAGGGCTTCACCGAGGACGACGTCGACCTGGTGCTGTGGCGCAACCCCGTCGCCTTCTACGGCCTCAGCGGACGCCTCACCCTCGACGTCCCGGCCACGGACGCCACGCACGAGGGCAACTCCATCCTCCGCGGCACCCCCGCAGCACCCTCCGAGCAGCCCGGCGACCCGGCCGCGGGGGCGTGA
- a CDS encoding EboA domain-containing protein, protein MTSSNPTPRTPAARPQDTGGPDGTPDGPGTPALLPPQELHAHLTAHLGGAARAWLDQALDEAAAHPGVHGPLSVWELRLAEAGRRCGAGHADAARVVILHAARAGTEALTRVYQQGTADERRAVLLALPHLVPGPEALPLVEDALRTNDTRLLAAAVGPYAARHLDAHQWRHAVLKCLFTGVAVDHVADLPRRAHGDAELARMLADYAAERTAAGRPVPADLHRVLALTDPTSAPPAGDNTRGSDGKES, encoded by the coding sequence GTGACCTCATCGAACCCCACGCCGCGGACCCCGGCGGCGCGTCCGCAGGACACCGGCGGCCCCGACGGCACCCCGGACGGTCCGGGCACCCCCGCCCTCCTCCCGCCGCAGGAGCTGCACGCCCACCTCACCGCCCACCTCGGCGGCGCCGCCCGTGCCTGGCTCGACCAGGCCCTCGACGAGGCCGCCGCCCACCCCGGCGTCCACGGGCCCCTGTCCGTGTGGGAGCTGCGCCTGGCCGAGGCCGGCCGCCGCTGCGGGGCCGGCCACGCCGACGCCGCCCGCGTCGTCATCCTGCACGCGGCCCGCGCCGGCACCGAGGCCCTGACCCGGGTCTACCAGCAGGGCACCGCCGACGAACGCCGCGCCGTCCTGCTGGCCCTGCCCCATCTGGTCCCCGGCCCCGAGGCCCTCCCGCTCGTCGAGGACGCCCTGCGCACCAACGACACCCGGCTGCTGGCCGCCGCCGTCGGTCCGTACGCCGCCCGGCACCTCGATGCCCACCAGTGGCGTCACGCCGTGCTGAAGTGCCTGTTCACCGGTGTCGCGGTGGACCATGTGGCCGATCTGCCCCGCCGTGCCCACGGCGACGCCGAACTCGCCCGCATGCTCGCCGACTACGCCGCCGAGCGCACCGCCGCGGGCCGCCCCGTCCCGGCGGACCTGCACCGCGTCCTGGCCCTGACCGACCCCACGAGCGCTCCGCCCGCCGGCGACAACACCCGCGGCAGCGACGGCAAGGAGTCCTGA